A genomic region of Seriola aureovittata isolate HTS-2021-v1 ecotype China chromosome 21, ASM2101889v1, whole genome shotgun sequence contains the following coding sequences:
- the mrtfab gene encoding myocardin related transcription factor Ab isoform X4, which translates to MIMLDTNHCLSFETSPMGSPPMGDDMEKAGLKMEHDRHVYHSLKEVLQLKLQQRRTREELVSQGIMPPLKSPAAFHEQRRSLERARTEDYLKRKIRSRPERSELVRMHILEETSAEPSLQAKQLQLKRARLADDLNDKISHRPGPIELVHKNILSVTCPLQHSLLDSPKGAGGESSSLDEDSSDALSPDQLTNHDSPLSAVPQLSPSDALTQNGDISPTQFLTQPSPPPPPPPPPPPPPPPQVNGSPASPPPKLTNGTTVNSRPSTGQIKSQGKTSSDRPPQRSKKTKDSKPKVKKLKYHQYIPPDQKADKERPPQMDSSYAKLLQQQQLFLQLQILSQQQQHYNYHTILPAPPKPPTEQPPTTNSGPSPSRSVPTTTTMASSSQSGTARQSQAAVGGAKPGTLPANLDEFKVAELKQELKLRGLTVSGTKNDLIERLRNYQEQNCGNTVVLKNGILQQSQQGANSSSPTTTTTADHQSGEGGFKLALSSLAHAVPGRVMRFGSTSSSPPVSPTPSERSLAGMSPDETSCNGDMFGEMVSSPLTQLTLHPSPQHPSNISPLSKVKEEIHSPCSLSRSSAASGQTPEPLPRVAMDTSSMDKDQMLQEKDKQIEELTRMLRQKQRLVETLRSQLEQGKMAVGLVSEKEGGEKSKTSPEVKLQTLIKASAIQPPTLPNGIVVKVKKEVESEEEMEGVTEEALGKKLAQPMQCSQETLLRLQQIHRLQVQQAEQQKQQLLQQQPKQQQSQVQLQRVPEAKANPQKQQQQKKEAQILLHQQQQLQQLIIQQTQQKQLQAQQKLAQQKLAQQKLTQQKLVQQNQLKQTQGQVQQSQQKSQVQLKQVQVQIQNQTAASQKPAVTQAQQRKQLKTQQRQQQKQQTAAVGTQQVTPVFINQQNGTQIHTQAISLDLLKTNGTPTLVADSNGNHYLIALTSHTTDGQNGVSSLAKTNGRITLQRLQSTPSKLPSTDSQSKEQTEAEPVSQPIKKGQKAGLHLDTNGVPQPSLSATAPPNLQPFFDDMSDSESQSSLISSLKREEVCPPYDRHTLFTPPSPKPNTSLPTQRSKENGVNSQHMDDLFDILLKSGEIPGFKANPDPSLAPLHSDPPSPSSPQSPLHLSPPTPTEPLISPQPSVGEPCTGSGRLEDFLESTTGSPLLGVEPDGGLTLIDDLHSQMLSTPSILDHPPSPMDTSDLGFSPHSTGLDFGDATLDSMDWLDISMVGSASGGSGGGGGGRGGGGGAGAGDGGTSLAPLAPHTPPSVFSADFLDSTDLQLHWESCL; encoded by the exons ATGATAATGCTGGACACCAACCATTGCCTGTCCTTCGAAACCTCCCCCATGGGCTCTCCTCCAATGGGAGACGACATGGAGAAGGCAGGACTGAAGATGGAACATGACAGACATGTCTATCACAGCTTAAAAGAAG TCCTCCAGCTCAAACTCCAGCAGAGACGAACACGAGAGGAACTGGTCAGCCAAGGGATCATGCCAC CACTGAAAAGCCCGGCAGCCTTTCACGAACAGCGGAGGAGTCTGGAGCGAGCGAGG ACCGAGGACTATCTGAAGAGAAAGATCCGGAGTCGCCCTGAGCGCTCCGAGCTCGTCAGGATGCACATTCTGGAGG AGACGTCAGCAGAGCCGTCCCTGCAGGCCAAGCAACTGCAGCTGAAGAGAGCACGACTGGCCGACGACCTCAACGACAAGATCTCCCACAGACCAGGTCCCATCGAACTGGTTCACAAGAACATCCTGTCTGTCACCTGCCCTCTGCAGCACTCACTGCTGG ATTCTCCGAAGGGAGCCGGGGGAGAGAGCTCGTCTTTAGATGAAGACAGCAGTGATGCTCTGTCACCAGATCAGCTGACCAATCACGATTCTCCCCTGAGTGCCGTTCCCCAGCTGTCCCCCTCTGATGCACTCACCCAGAATGGGGACATTTCTCCCACACAG TTCCTTACTCAGccatctcctccacctcctccacctcctccaccacctccaccacctcctccccagGTGAATGGGTCACCTGCCTCCCCACCCCCAAAATTGACAAATGGAACGACGGTGAACTCTCGTCCCTCTACTGGACAGATCAAG TCTCAGGGTAAGACGAGTTCAGATCGTCCCCCACAGAGATCTAAGAAAACAAAGGACAGCAAACCCAAG GTGAAGAAGCTGAAGTACCACCAGTACATCCCTCCAGACCAGAAAGCAGACAAGGAGCGTCCGCCACAGATGGACTCGTCGTACGCGAagctccttcagcagcagcagctcttcctgcagctgcagatcctcagccagcaacagcagcactaCAACTACCACACCATCCTGCCCGCGCCTCCCAA gCCTCCAACCGAGCAGCCCCCCACAACCAACTCTGGCCCCTCCCCCTCCCGCAGCGTTCCCACAACGACCACCATGGCGTCCTCCAGTCAGAGCGGGACTGCCCGTCAGAGCCAAGCTGCAGTGGGAGGAGCCAAACCCGGCACTCTGCCAGCCAACCTGGATGAGTTCAAA GTCGCTGAGCTGAAACAGGAACTGAAGTTACGTGGTTTGACCGTCTCAGGCACCAAGAACGATCTCATTGAGAGGCTCCGCAACTACCAGGAGCAAAATTGCGGCAACACAGTGGTTTTGAAGAATGGCATATTGCAGCAGAGCCAGCAGGGCGCTAACTCGTCCTCTCCAACCACGACTACCACCGCTGACCACCAGTCAGGAGAGGGCGGGTTTAAGTTAGCGTTGTCCTCGTTGGCTCATGCGGTCCCTGGGAGAGTCATGCGTTTTGGCAGCACCAGCTCCAGCCCTCCCGTGTCACCTACTCCGTCTGAGAGGTCGCTGGCAGGGATGAGTCCAGACGAGACAAGCTGCAATGGAGACATGTTTGGAGAGATG GTGAGCTCTCCCTTGACTCAACTCACCCTGCACCCATCTCCTCAGCACCCGTCAAACATCTCTCCGCTCTCCAAGGTCAAAGAGGAGATCCACAGCCCATGCAGCCTGTCCAGGTCTTCAGCTGCCTCGGGTCAGACTCCAGAGCCCCTGCCAAGGGTAGCCATGGACACGTCTTCCATGGACAAAGACCAGATGCTCcaggagaaagacaaacagatcGAGGAGTTGACCAGGATGCTGAGGCAGAAGCAGAGGCTAGTGGAGACCCTCAGGTCCCAGCTGGAGCAGGGAAAAATGGCGGTTGGATTAGTCTCAGAGAAGGAAGGAGGTGAGAAGAGCAAAACATCCCCAGAGGTTAAACTTCAAACTCTAATAAAAGCCTCGGCCATTCAACCCCCGACTCTCCCCAACGGCATTGTGGTGAAGGTGAAGAAGGAGGTGGAGTCTGAGGAAGAAATGGAGGGAGTAACGGAGGAGGCCCTGGGAAAGAAGCTGGCCCAGCCGATGCAGTGCTCTCAAGAGACTCTGCTCAGGCTGCAGCAGATTCATCGGCTGCAGGTCCAACAAGCtgaacagcagaaacagcagctactacaacaacaacccaaacagcagcagagtcaggtGCAACTGCAGAGGGTGCCGGAGGCTAAAGCAAAccctcaaaaacaacaacagcagaagaaagaagCTCAAATCCtgctccatcagcagcagcaactccAGCAGCTCATCATACAGCAAACCcaacagaaacagctgcaggCCCAGCAGAAGTTAGCACAGCAGAAGCTGGCCCAGCAGAAACTCACGCAACAGAAGCTCGTGCAGCAGAACCAGCTCAAACAGACCCAAGGGCAAGTTCAGCAGAGCCAGCAGAAGAGCCAAGTTCAGCTGAAGCAGGTCCAGGTGCAGATCCAGAACCAGACGGCGGCAAGCCAGAAGCCTGCAGTGACCCAAGCCcagcagaggaaacagctgaagactcagcagaggcagcagcagaaacagcagacGGCAGCTGTCGGCACGCAACAG GTGACTCCGGTCTTCATCAACCAACAGAACGGCACTCAGATCCACACTCAGGCCATTTCATTAGACCTCCTCAAGACCAACGGCACACCCACGCTGGTCGCCGACAGCAACGGCAACCACTACCTGATCGCTCTCACCAGTCACACCACAGATGGACAGAATGGAGTGTCTTCATTGGCCAAAACCAATGGACGCATCACGCTGCAG AGATTGCAGTCGACTCCAAGTAAACTCCCCAGCACcgacagccaatcaaaagagcAGACAGAGGCCGAGCCTGTGAGCCAGCCAATCAAAAAG ggACAGAAGGCGGGGCTGCACCTGGACACTAATGGTGTCCCACAGCCCAGCCTGTCAGCCACAGCTCCGCCCAATCTGCAGCCTTTCTTCGACGACATGTCGGACAGCGAAAGCCAGAGCAGCTTAATCTCATCTCTCAAG agagaggaggtgtgtcCGCCTTACGACCGGCACACACTgttcacccctccctctcccaaACCCAACACCTCCCTTCCCACTCAACGCTCCAAA GAGAATGGCGTGAATAGTCAGCACATGGACGACCTGTTTGACATCCTGCTGAAGAGTGGAG AGATCCCTGGCTTCAAGGCCAACCCGGACCCTTCCCTCGCCCCTCTCCACTCTGACCCGCCCTCCCCATCTTCTCCCCAATCCCCCCTCCACCTTTCCCCTCCCACCCCTACAGAGCCCCTCATCTCCCCTCAGCCCTCCGTGGGAGAGCCCTGCACCGGCAGTGGACGCCTGGAGGACTTCCTGGAGAGCACCACTGGCTCCCCTCTGCTGGGCGTGGAGCCCGACGGCGGCCTGACGCTGATCGACGACCTGCACAGCCAAATGCTGAGCACGCCCAGCATCCTGgaccaccctccctcccccatgGACACATCCGACCTGGGCTTCTCCCCCCATTCCACAGGGTTGGACTTTGGCGACGCCACCTTGGACAGCATGGACTGGCTGGATATTTCCATGGTGGGGAGCGCCAGCGGAGGGAGCGGGGGCGGCGGAGGcggaagagggggaggaggaggagctggtgcAGGAGACGGAGGGACAAGTCTGGCCCCGCTGGCGCCGCACACTCCGCCGAGCGTCTTCTCAGCTGATTTTCTGGACAGCACGGACCTGCAGCTGCACTGGGAGTCGTGTCTGTAG
- the mrtfab gene encoding myocardin related transcription factor Ab isoform X1, with the protein MIMLDTNHCLSFETSPMGSPPMGDDMEKAGLKMEHDRHVYHSLKEVLQLKLQQRRTREELVSQGIMPPLKSPAAFHEQRRSLERARTEDYLKRKIRSRPERSELVRMHILEETSAEPSLQAKQLQLKRARLADDLNDKISHRPGPIELVHKNILSVTCPLQHSLLDSPKGAGGESSSLDEDSSDALSPDQLTNHDSPLSAVPQLSPSDALTQNGDISPTQFLTQPSPPPPPPPPPPPPPPPQVNGSPASPPPKLTNGTTVNSRPSTGQIKSQGKTSSDRPPQRSKKTKDSKPKVKKLKYHQYIPPDQKADKERPPQMDSSYAKLLQQQQLFLQLQILSQQQQHYNYHTILPAPPKPPTEQPPTTNSGPSPSRSVPTTTTMASSSQSGTARQSQAAVGGAKPGTLPANLDEFKVAELKQELKLRGLTVSGTKNDLIERLRNYQEQNCGNTVVLKNGILQQSQQGANSSSPTTTTTADHQSGEGGFKLALSSLAHAVPGRVMRFGSTSSSPPVSPTPSERSLAGMSPDETSCNGDMFGEMVRSVSSPLTQLTLHPSPQHPSNISPLSKVKEEIHSPCSLSRSSAASGQTPEPLPRVAMDTSSMDKDQMLQEKDKQIEELTRMLRQKQRLVETLRSQLEQGKMAVGLVSEKEGGEKSKTSPEVKLQTLIKASAIQPPTLPNGIVVKVKKEVESEEEMEGVTEEALGKKLAQPMQCSQETLLRLQQIHRLQVQQAEQQKQQLLQQQPKQQQSQVQLQRVPEAKANPQKQQQQKKEAQILLHQQQQLQQLIIQQTQQKQLQAQQKLAQQKLAQQKLTQQKLVQQNQLKQTQGQVQQSQQKSQVQLKQVQVQIQNQTAASQKPAVTQAQQRKQLKTQQRQQQKQQTAAVGTQQVTPVFINQQNGTQIHTQAISLDLLKTNGTPTLVADSNGNHYLIALTSHTTDGQNGVSSLAKTNGRITLQRLQSTPSKLPSTDSQSKEQTEAEPVSQPIKKGQKAGLHLDTNGVPQPSLSATAPPNLQPFFDDMSDSESQSSLISSLKREEVCPPYDRHTLFTPPSPKPNTSLPTQRSKENGVNSQHMDDLFDILLKSGEIPGFKANPDPSLAPLHSDPPSPSSPQSPLHLSPPTPTEPLISPQPSVGEPCTGSGRLEDFLESTTGSPLLGVEPDGGLTLIDDLHSQMLSTPSILDHPPSPMDTSDLGFSPHSTGLDFGDATLDSMDWLDISMVGSASGGSGGGGGGRGGGGGAGAGDGGTSLAPLAPHTPPSVFSADFLDSTDLQLHWESCL; encoded by the exons ATGATAATGCTGGACACCAACCATTGCCTGTCCTTCGAAACCTCCCCCATGGGCTCTCCTCCAATGGGAGACGACATGGAGAAGGCAGGACTGAAGATGGAACATGACAGACATGTCTATCACAGCTTAAAAGAAG TCCTCCAGCTCAAACTCCAGCAGAGACGAACACGAGAGGAACTGGTCAGCCAAGGGATCATGCCAC CACTGAAAAGCCCGGCAGCCTTTCACGAACAGCGGAGGAGTCTGGAGCGAGCGAGG ACCGAGGACTATCTGAAGAGAAAGATCCGGAGTCGCCCTGAGCGCTCCGAGCTCGTCAGGATGCACATTCTGGAGG AGACGTCAGCAGAGCCGTCCCTGCAGGCCAAGCAACTGCAGCTGAAGAGAGCACGACTGGCCGACGACCTCAACGACAAGATCTCCCACAGACCAGGTCCCATCGAACTGGTTCACAAGAACATCCTGTCTGTCACCTGCCCTCTGCAGCACTCACTGCTGG ATTCTCCGAAGGGAGCCGGGGGAGAGAGCTCGTCTTTAGATGAAGACAGCAGTGATGCTCTGTCACCAGATCAGCTGACCAATCACGATTCTCCCCTGAGTGCCGTTCCCCAGCTGTCCCCCTCTGATGCACTCACCCAGAATGGGGACATTTCTCCCACACAG TTCCTTACTCAGccatctcctccacctcctccacctcctccaccacctccaccacctcctccccagGTGAATGGGTCACCTGCCTCCCCACCCCCAAAATTGACAAATGGAACGACGGTGAACTCTCGTCCCTCTACTGGACAGATCAAG TCTCAGGGTAAGACGAGTTCAGATCGTCCCCCACAGAGATCTAAGAAAACAAAGGACAGCAAACCCAAG GTGAAGAAGCTGAAGTACCACCAGTACATCCCTCCAGACCAGAAAGCAGACAAGGAGCGTCCGCCACAGATGGACTCGTCGTACGCGAagctccttcagcagcagcagctcttcctgcagctgcagatcctcagccagcaacagcagcactaCAACTACCACACCATCCTGCCCGCGCCTCCCAA gCCTCCAACCGAGCAGCCCCCCACAACCAACTCTGGCCCCTCCCCCTCCCGCAGCGTTCCCACAACGACCACCATGGCGTCCTCCAGTCAGAGCGGGACTGCCCGTCAGAGCCAAGCTGCAGTGGGAGGAGCCAAACCCGGCACTCTGCCAGCCAACCTGGATGAGTTCAAA GTCGCTGAGCTGAAACAGGAACTGAAGTTACGTGGTTTGACCGTCTCAGGCACCAAGAACGATCTCATTGAGAGGCTCCGCAACTACCAGGAGCAAAATTGCGGCAACACAGTGGTTTTGAAGAATGGCATATTGCAGCAGAGCCAGCAGGGCGCTAACTCGTCCTCTCCAACCACGACTACCACCGCTGACCACCAGTCAGGAGAGGGCGGGTTTAAGTTAGCGTTGTCCTCGTTGGCTCATGCGGTCCCTGGGAGAGTCATGCGTTTTGGCAGCACCAGCTCCAGCCCTCCCGTGTCACCTACTCCGTCTGAGAGGTCGCTGGCAGGGATGAGTCCAGACGAGACAAGCTGCAATGGAGACATGTTTGGAGAGATGGTGAGATCT GTGAGCTCTCCCTTGACTCAACTCACCCTGCACCCATCTCCTCAGCACCCGTCAAACATCTCTCCGCTCTCCAAGGTCAAAGAGGAGATCCACAGCCCATGCAGCCTGTCCAGGTCTTCAGCTGCCTCGGGTCAGACTCCAGAGCCCCTGCCAAGGGTAGCCATGGACACGTCTTCCATGGACAAAGACCAGATGCTCcaggagaaagacaaacagatcGAGGAGTTGACCAGGATGCTGAGGCAGAAGCAGAGGCTAGTGGAGACCCTCAGGTCCCAGCTGGAGCAGGGAAAAATGGCGGTTGGATTAGTCTCAGAGAAGGAAGGAGGTGAGAAGAGCAAAACATCCCCAGAGGTTAAACTTCAAACTCTAATAAAAGCCTCGGCCATTCAACCCCCGACTCTCCCCAACGGCATTGTGGTGAAGGTGAAGAAGGAGGTGGAGTCTGAGGAAGAAATGGAGGGAGTAACGGAGGAGGCCCTGGGAAAGAAGCTGGCCCAGCCGATGCAGTGCTCTCAAGAGACTCTGCTCAGGCTGCAGCAGATTCATCGGCTGCAGGTCCAACAAGCtgaacagcagaaacagcagctactacaacaacaacccaaacagcagcagagtcaggtGCAACTGCAGAGGGTGCCGGAGGCTAAAGCAAAccctcaaaaacaacaacagcagaagaaagaagCTCAAATCCtgctccatcagcagcagcaactccAGCAGCTCATCATACAGCAAACCcaacagaaacagctgcaggCCCAGCAGAAGTTAGCACAGCAGAAGCTGGCCCAGCAGAAACTCACGCAACAGAAGCTCGTGCAGCAGAACCAGCTCAAACAGACCCAAGGGCAAGTTCAGCAGAGCCAGCAGAAGAGCCAAGTTCAGCTGAAGCAGGTCCAGGTGCAGATCCAGAACCAGACGGCGGCAAGCCAGAAGCCTGCAGTGACCCAAGCCcagcagaggaaacagctgaagactcagcagaggcagcagcagaaacagcagacGGCAGCTGTCGGCACGCAACAG GTGACTCCGGTCTTCATCAACCAACAGAACGGCACTCAGATCCACACTCAGGCCATTTCATTAGACCTCCTCAAGACCAACGGCACACCCACGCTGGTCGCCGACAGCAACGGCAACCACTACCTGATCGCTCTCACCAGTCACACCACAGATGGACAGAATGGAGTGTCTTCATTGGCCAAAACCAATGGACGCATCACGCTGCAG AGATTGCAGTCGACTCCAAGTAAACTCCCCAGCACcgacagccaatcaaaagagcAGACAGAGGCCGAGCCTGTGAGCCAGCCAATCAAAAAG ggACAGAAGGCGGGGCTGCACCTGGACACTAATGGTGTCCCACAGCCCAGCCTGTCAGCCACAGCTCCGCCCAATCTGCAGCCTTTCTTCGACGACATGTCGGACAGCGAAAGCCAGAGCAGCTTAATCTCATCTCTCAAG agagaggaggtgtgtcCGCCTTACGACCGGCACACACTgttcacccctccctctcccaaACCCAACACCTCCCTTCCCACTCAACGCTCCAAA GAGAATGGCGTGAATAGTCAGCACATGGACGACCTGTTTGACATCCTGCTGAAGAGTGGAG AGATCCCTGGCTTCAAGGCCAACCCGGACCCTTCCCTCGCCCCTCTCCACTCTGACCCGCCCTCCCCATCTTCTCCCCAATCCCCCCTCCACCTTTCCCCTCCCACCCCTACAGAGCCCCTCATCTCCCCTCAGCCCTCCGTGGGAGAGCCCTGCACCGGCAGTGGACGCCTGGAGGACTTCCTGGAGAGCACCACTGGCTCCCCTCTGCTGGGCGTGGAGCCCGACGGCGGCCTGACGCTGATCGACGACCTGCACAGCCAAATGCTGAGCACGCCCAGCATCCTGgaccaccctccctcccccatgGACACATCCGACCTGGGCTTCTCCCCCCATTCCACAGGGTTGGACTTTGGCGACGCCACCTTGGACAGCATGGACTGGCTGGATATTTCCATGGTGGGGAGCGCCAGCGGAGGGAGCGGGGGCGGCGGAGGcggaagagggggaggaggaggagctggtgcAGGAGACGGAGGGACAAGTCTGGCCCCGCTGGCGCCGCACACTCCGCCGAGCGTCTTCTCAGCTGATTTTCTGGACAGCACGGACCTGCAGCTGCACTGGGAGTCGTGTCTGTAG